The Lycium ferocissimum isolate CSIRO_LF1 chromosome 10, AGI_CSIRO_Lferr_CH_V1, whole genome shotgun sequence genome window below encodes:
- the LOC132033926 gene encoding serine decarboxylase, with amino-acid sequence MVGTSAVIESISSVNNGKDVAEVRFDPTVVVGEPVPAVVKLDGGEEKKREIVLGRNIHTSSYSVTEPDADDDSTGDKEAYMASVLARYRKTLTDRTKYHLGYPYNLDFDYGALTQLQHFSINNLGDPFIESNYGVHSRQFEVGVLDWFARLWDIEKDQYWGYITNCGTEGNLHGILVGREVFPEGILYASRESHYSVFKAARMYRMECEKVGTLLTGEIDCADFKVKLLANKDKPAIINVNIGTTVKGAVDDLDLVIKTLEDCGFSHDRFYIHCDGALFGLMMPFVKRAPKVTFKKPIGSVSVSGHKFVGCPMPCGVQLTRLEHINALSRNVEYLASRDATIMGSRNGHAPLFLWYTLNRKGYKGFQKEVQKCLRNAHYLKDRLIGAGISAMLNELSSTVVFERPKDEEFVRKWQLACERNMAHVVVMPSVTVDKLDHFLDELVKARSIWYKEDNVKPPCLTSDIGSQNCCCPQHRAIS; translated from the exons ATGGTTGGAACAAGCGCTGTAATTGAATCGATCAGCTCCGTTAATAACGGAAAAGATGTAGCAGAGGTTAGATTTGATCCGACGGTTGTGGTGGGAGAGCCTGTGCCGGCAGTGGTGAAACTGGACGGCGGCGAGGAGAAGAAGAGGGAGATTGTTTTAGGGAGGAATATACATACGTCGTCGTATTCAGTAACGGAACCAGATGCTGATGATGATTCTACTGGTGATAAGGAAGCTTATATGGCTAGTGTTCTTGCTCGCTACAGAAAGACTCTCACTGATCGAACTAAGTATCATTTAG GATATCCATACAATTTGGACTTCGATTATGGTGCACTCACACAATTGCAGCATTTCTCCATCAATAACTTGGGGGATCCATTCATTGAGAGTAACTACGGTGTGCACTCAAGGCAGTTTGAAGTTGGTGTTTTGGACTGGTTTGCGCGCCTATGGGATATTGAGAAGGATCAATACTGGGGATACATCACAAACTGTGGAACCGAGGGAAATCTTCATGGAATCCTTGTTGG GAGAGAAGTATTTCCTGAAGGAATTTTGTATGCTTCGAGGGAGTCTCATTATTCTGTTTTTAAAGCAGCACGAATGTATAGAATGGAATGTGAAAAGGTTGGCACTCTACTAACTGGTGAAATAGATTGTGCAGACTTCAAAGTTAAGCTGCTAGCCAACAAGGACAAACCTGCAATCATTAATGTCAACATTG GAACTACTGTGAAAGGAGCTGTTGATGATCTTGATCTTGTTATAAAAACCCTGGAAGACTGCGGGTTTTCACATGATCGGTTCTATATCCACTGTGATGGGGCCCTCTTTGGGCTTATGATGCCATTTGTTAAGCGC GCACCAAAGGTTACTTTCAAAAAGCCAATCGGTAGTGTGAGCGTCTCCGGTCACAAGTTTGTGGGATGTCCAATGCCATGCGGTGTTCAACTAACAAGGCTAGAACACATTAATGCCCTTTCTAGGAATGTGGAGTACCTTGCATCAAGGGATGCCACTATCATGGGGAGTCGGAATGGGCATGCTCCACTTTTCCTTTGGTACACCCTGAACAGAAAAGGGTACAAGGGATTCCAGAAAGAAGTCCAGAAGTGCCTAAGGAATGCTCATTATTTGAAAGACCGCCTTATAGGAGCTGGAATCAGTGCTATGCTCAATGAGCTGAGCAGCACAGTTGTTTTTGAGCGACCTAAAGATGAGGAGTTTGTCCGCAAGTGGCAACTTGCTTGTGAAAGAAATATGGCACATGTTGTCGTGATGCCTAGTGTGACAGTTGATAAGCTGGATCACTTCTTGGACGAATTAGTTAAAGCACGATCAATCTGGTACAAGGAAGACAACGTCAAGCCTCCTTGTCTCACTTCGGATATTGGGAGTCAAAACTGTTGCTGCCCACAGCACAGAGCTATTTCTTAG
- the LOC132034922 gene encoding cytochrome b5-like, giving the protein MDIEFDSISKGKRNSNTDASACSRKVEFWLAISAPPFPFLPFSPFSVSSENSTDATNDFEDVSHSDAAREMMDKYYIRDIDVSTVPLKRAYIPPQQALFNLDKTSEFVIKIL; this is encoded by the exons ATGGATATTGAGTTTGACTCAATCTCAAAAG gaaaaagaaattcaaatacAGACGCTAGCGCATGCAGTCGAAAAGTAGAGTTTTGGCTTGCAAT ATCTGCCCCACCCTTCCCTTTCCTTCCCTTCTCTCCGTTCTCTGTTTCCTCTGAGAACTCCACTGATGCAACAAATGACTTTGAAGATGTCAGCCACAGCGATGCTGCTAGAGAGATGATGGATAAATATTACATTAGAGATATTGATGTGTCAACAGTTCCTCTAAAACGTGCTTACATTCCTCCGCAACAAGCCCTATTCAATCTGGACAAGACTTCAGAATTTGTTATCAAGATTTTGTAG
- the LOC132033928 gene encoding SKP1-interacting partner 15 has protein sequence MDSSPFNLLPQDTLHQIFSHLTLREINVSKCVCKCLNTTLSSPSFLHVISTTQPPFSLLALRPSHRSHHHNSTSSSSSSSTHNNALHVFDTMLNYWFRFPLSFLPFRSHFPITSSHGLLYLWAEGPINVGTSMNNKTLIVCNPLTRQFKLLPQLGSAWCKHGSVLVGSPNQVLVLTELAAIYFSGSSTSNNWLKFSSNLPSKPRSPILICDTILALCDVGSPWRSQWKLFRSTVKDLQFSQQWVRLEKHEWGDIFDILKRPRLLGGKNDKVLMIGGLKSSYSLHSSCSTILILRLDLESLEWEEAGRMPPEMFRYFQDSSKFKVFGGGSRVCFSGKRVGRLALWEENECGKGEWRWIGGVPGNSDGLYRGFVFEARLNAVP, from the coding sequence ATGGATTCATCCCCATTTAATCTCCTCCCACAAGACACTCTTCACCAAATCTTCTCCCATTTAACACTCCGTGAAATCAACGTTTCCAAATGTGTTTGCAAATGTCTCAACACAACTCTTTCTTCACCATCCTTCCTCCACGTCATCTCCACCACCCAACCACCCTTCTCCCTCCTCGCCTTACGCCCCTCACACCGGTCCCACCACCACAACTCcacgtcatcatcatcatcatcatcaacacacAATAATGCACTCCATGTGTTCGACACAATGCTTAACTACTGGTTTCGTTTCCCACTTTCATTTTTACCTTTCAGATCTCATTTTCCCATCACTTCATCACATGGGTTACTCTATTTATGGGCTGAAGGACCCATTAATGTGGGAACCAGTATGAATAACAAAACCCTAATTGTTTGTAACCCTTTAACTCGTCAATTTAAGTTACTTCCTCAATTGGGTTCAGCTTGGTGTAAACATGGGTCTGTTCTTGTTGGATCACCTAATCAGGTTCTTGTTTTGACTGAGTTAGCTGCTATTTACTTTTCTGGGTCGAGTACATCGAATAATTGGCTTAAGTTTTCGTCGAATTTACCCTCGAAACCAAGGAGTCCAATCTTGATTTGTGACACAATTTTGGCTCTTTGTGATGTTGGGTCACCTTGGAGGTCACAATGGAAGTTGTTTAGATCAACTGTTAAGGATTTGCAGTTTAGTCAACAATGGGTTAGGTTAGAAAAACATGAATGGGGTGATATTTTCGATATATTGAAACGACCAAGATTGCTTGGTGGTAAGAATGATAAGGTTTTGATGATTGGTGGGTTGAAATCGTCGTATTCGTTGCATAGCTCGTGCTCGACGATTTTGATACTTAGATTGGATTTGGAGTCATTGGAATGGGAAGAAGCGGGGAGAATGCCGCCTGAGATGTTTAGGTATTTTCAGGATTCGAGTAAGTTTAAGGTGTTTGGTGGTGGGAGTAGAGTTTGTTTTTCGGGTAAGAGGGTTGGAAGATTGGCACTTTGGGAGGAAAATGAGTGTGGGAAAGGGGAATGGCGGTGGATCGGTGGCGTTCCGGGGAATAGCGATGGGCTTTATCGTGGATTCGTGTTTGAGGCTCGGTTAAATGCAGTGCCTTAG
- the LOC132034923 gene encoding uncharacterized protein LOC132034923: MDEMEARFEVLCYKKVPPILKGKFYKAVVRPTMLYETECWPVKKAHVQKMKVAEMQMLRWMCGHSRRDRIRNRVGVAPVVDKMREGRLRWFGHVQRRCVDAPVRRCERMAVVGLKRGRGRPKKAWGEVIRQDMALLQLTEDMTG; the protein is encoded by the coding sequence atggatgaaatggaagctCGCTTCGAGGTTTTGTGCTATAAGAAGGTGCCGCCTATACTAAAGGGAAAGTTCTACAAAgcggtggttagaccgactatgttgtatgaGACGGAATGCTGGCCAGTTAAGAAAGCTCATGTCCAGAAGATGAAGGTAGCAGAGATGCagatgttgagatggatgtgcggGCATTCCAGGAGAGATAGGATTCGGAACAGGGTTGGTGTGGCCCCTGTGGTGGATAAGATGCGGGAAGGGAGGTTGAGATGGTTCGGCCATGTGCAGCGGAGATGCGTTGATGCGccagtgaggaggtgtgagaggatGGCAGTGGTGGGCCTGAAGAGAGGGAGGGGTAGGCCAAAAAAGGcctggggagaggtgattcgaCAGGATATGGCGCTacttcagcttaccgaggacatgaccggTTAA